In Pseudomonas fluorescens, a genomic segment contains:
- the cysW gene encoding sulfate ABC transporter permease subunit CysW: MSQSSISAAASANAARRGSAVSRRILIGLGWLVFFLFLLLPLFIVVSQGLKNGLGAFFTAILEPDALSALKLTVIAVLISVPLNLVFGVSAAWCVSKYSFRGKSILVTLIDLPFSVSPVIAGLVYVLMFGAQGLFGPWLQAHDIQIVFALPGIVLATIFVTVPFVARELIPLMQEQGTQEEEAARLLGANGWQMFWHVTVPNIKWGLIYGVVLCTARAMGEFGAVSVVSGHIRGVTNTLPLHVEILYNEYNHVAAFAVASLLLILALFILLLKQWSENRINRLRAAAAEE, from the coding sequence ATGTCCCAATCGTCTATTTCCGCTGCAGCCTCGGCCAACGCAGCCCGCCGTGGCAGCGCTGTTTCCCGGCGCATCCTGATCGGCCTGGGCTGGCTGGTGTTCTTCCTGTTCCTGTTGCTGCCGCTGTTTATCGTGGTGTCCCAGGGCCTGAAGAACGGCCTCGGTGCGTTTTTCACCGCGATCCTTGAACCGGATGCGTTGTCCGCGTTGAAACTCACGGTGATCGCCGTGTTGATTTCGGTGCCGCTCAACCTGGTATTCGGCGTCAGCGCCGCCTGGTGCGTGAGCAAGTACTCGTTCCGTGGCAAAAGCATCCTGGTGACGCTGATCGACCTGCCGTTCTCGGTCTCGCCGGTGATCGCGGGCCTGGTCTACGTATTGATGTTCGGCGCCCAGGGCCTCTTCGGGCCCTGGTTGCAGGCGCATGACATCCAGATCGTGTTCGCCTTGCCCGGCATCGTGTTGGCGACCATCTTCGTGACCGTGCCCTTTGTCGCCCGTGAACTGATCCCGCTGATGCAGGAACAGGGCACCCAGGAAGAAGAGGCCGCGCGCCTGCTGGGCGCCAATGGCTGGCAGATGTTCTGGCATGTGACCGTGCCGAATATCAAATGGGGCCTGATCTACGGCGTGGTGCTGTGTACCGCGCGGGCCATGGGTGAGTTCGGCGCGGTGTCGGTGGTGTCCGGCCACATTCGTGGGGTCACCAATACCTTGCCGCTGCACGTCGAGATTCTCTACAACGAATACAACCACGTCGCCGCCTTTGCGGTGGCGAGCCTGCTGCTGATCCTGGCGCTCTTCATCCTGCTGCTCAAGCAGTGGAGCGAGAACCGTATTAACCGCCTGCGCGCCGCAGCGGCTGAGGAATAA
- a CDS encoding sulfate/molybdate ABC transporter ATP-binding protein, which yields MSIEVRNVSKNFNAFKALDSINLDIQSGELVALLGPSGCGKTTLLRIIAGLETPDAGSIVFHGEDVSGHDVRDRNVGFVFQHYALFRHMTVFDNVAFGLRMKPKNQRPNESQIAAKVHELLNMVQLDWLADRYPEQLSGGQRQRIALARALAVEPKVLLLDEPFGALDAKVRKELRRWLARLHEDINLTSVFVTHDQEEAMEVADRIVVMNKGVIEQIGSPGDVYENPASDFVYHFLGDSNRLHLGEDQHVLFRPHEVSLSRHELEDHHAAEVRDIRPLGATTRVTLKVEGQSELIEAEVVKDHDSLTGLARGETLFFKPKVWQKA from the coding sequence ATGTCGATCGAAGTCCGTAATGTCAGCAAGAACTTCAACGCTTTCAAGGCCCTGGACAGCATCAATCTGGATATCCAGAGTGGCGAGCTGGTGGCGTTGCTGGGCCCCTCCGGCTGTGGCAAGACAACGTTGCTGCGCATCATCGCCGGCCTGGAAACCCCAGATGCCGGCAGCATCGTGTTCCACGGTGAAGATGTCTCCGGCCACGACGTGCGTGATCGCAATGTCGGGTTTGTGTTCCAGCACTACGCGCTGTTCCGCCACATGACCGTGTTCGACAACGTTGCCTTCGGCCTGCGCATGAAGCCGAAGAACCAGCGCCCCAACGAAAGCCAGATCGCGGCCAAAGTCCACGAACTGCTGAACATGGTGCAGTTGGACTGGCTGGCCGACCGTTACCCGGAACAACTCTCCGGTGGCCAACGCCAGCGTATCGCCCTGGCCCGCGCCCTGGCGGTAGAGCCCAAAGTGCTGTTGCTGGATGAACCGTTCGGCGCCCTCGACGCCAAGGTGCGTAAAGAGCTGCGCCGCTGGCTGGCGCGCCTGCACGAAGACATCAACCTGACGTCGGTGTTCGTGACCCACGACCAGGAAGAGGCCATGGAAGTCGCCGACCGCATCGTGGTGATGAACAAGGGGGTGATCGAGCAGATCGGCTCACCGGGCGACGTCTACGAAAACCCGGCCAGCGATTTTGTGTACCACTTCCTCGGCGACTCCAACCGCCTGCACCTGGGTGAAGACCAGCATGTGCTGTTCCGCCCCCATGAAGTGTCGCTGTCACGTCATGAGCTGGAAGACCACCACGCCGCCGAAGTGCGCGATATCCGCCCCTTGGGCGCGACCACGCGGGTGACGTTGAAGGTTGAAGGCCAAAGCGAGCTGATCGAAGCCGAAGTGGTGAAAGACCACGACAGCCTGACCGGCCTGGCCCGTGGCGAGACCCTGTTCTTCAAGCCCAAGGTCTGGCAAAAAGCCTGA
- a CDS encoding DUF962 domain-containing protein, producing MKSLVDHLSQYAAYHRDPRNIASHFIGIPLIVVAVAVLLSRPEWPLAGFWLSPAVLVALLAAWFYLRLELALGVLMTVLMGLSVWVGHELAAHSTQVWLGSGIGMFVVGWVIQFVGHYYEGKKPAFVDDVSGLIVGPLFVVAELAFLLGLRHDLKADIEQRSGPVARRDLKPREI from the coding sequence ATGAAAAGCCTCGTCGACCACCTCAGTCAATACGCCGCCTACCACCGCGACCCGCGCAATATCGCCAGCCACTTTATCGGCATCCCGCTGATCGTGGTGGCCGTCGCGGTGCTGCTTTCACGCCCGGAATGGCCGCTGGCCGGGTTCTGGCTATCGCCGGCCGTCTTGGTCGCGCTGCTGGCGGCGTGGTTTTACCTGCGCCTGGAACTGGCCCTGGGTGTGTTGATGACGGTACTGATGGGGCTGTCAGTGTGGGTCGGGCATGAGCTGGCCGCGCACAGCACGCAGGTGTGGCTCGGCAGCGGCATCGGCATGTTCGTGGTGGGCTGGGTGATTCAGTTCGTCGGGCACTACTACGAAGGCAAGAAACCGGCGTTTGTGGATGATGTGTCGGGGCTGATTGTCGGGCCGCTGTTTGTGGTGGCGGAGTTGGCGTTTCTGCTGGGGTTGCGGCATGACCTGAAGGCGGACATTGAGCAACGCTCGGGCCCGGTGGCGCGCCGCGATCTAAAGCCGAGAGAAATCTAA
- a CDS encoding Crp/Fnr family transcriptional regulator gives MDATQWHARLAVGHWFSHLPVPFQHSLLAHARLRQLTAGQYLFKRGDPPCGLYAVLEGTLRVSAVNEHGKEALLSLVGAPYWFGEICLFDGLPRTHDACATGPCTLVQVPQQALLKILEASPRYWRDLALLMSQKLRLSFIGLEQLSLMPASVRLAHRLLMIVEGYGDMEPSKRVLQLPQEDLAAMLSLSRQTTNALLKDLQAQGIVRLGYGEIEILDAQRLREAAHT, from the coding sequence ATGGATGCGACGCAATGGCACGCCCGGCTGGCCGTCGGTCACTGGTTCAGTCACCTGCCTGTACCTTTCCAGCATAGTCTGCTGGCCCATGCCCGGCTGCGGCAGCTGACGGCGGGACAATACCTGTTCAAGCGCGGTGATCCGCCCTGTGGCTTGTATGCGGTGCTTGAAGGCACCTTGCGTGTCAGTGCGGTGAACGAGCACGGCAAGGAAGCGCTGTTGAGCCTGGTGGGCGCGCCCTATTGGTTCGGCGAAATCTGCCTGTTCGACGGCTTGCCGCGCACCCACGACGCCTGTGCCACGGGGCCGTGCACGCTGGTGCAGGTGCCGCAGCAGGCGTTGCTGAAGATCCTCGAGGCGTCCCCCCGGTACTGGCGTGACCTGGCCTTGTTGATGAGCCAGAAGCTGCGCCTGAGTTTTATCGGCCTTGAACAGCTCAGCCTGATGCCCGCCTCGGTCCGCCTGGCCCATCGGCTGTTGATGATCGTTGAGGGTTACGGCGACATGGAACCGTCAAAACGCGTGCTGCAACTGCCCCAAGAAGACCTGGCGGCGATGTTGAGCCTGTCGCGCCAGACCACCAATGCCTTGCTCAAGGACCTGCAAGCCCAGGGCATCGTGCGCCTGGGCTACGGCGAGATCGAAATCCTCGACGCACAGCGGCTACGAGAGGCGGCGCACACCTGA
- a CDS encoding response regulator, whose product MRVLLVEHESEEAQRMAQGLNEAGYTVEVAANGMAAQRFVESAEYDLVILDVMLPGLNAWKLQQAIRQKGETPVLFLTTPGGIEDRLRGLELHEDDYLLKPFAAKALVMRVKKLLRRDRSR is encoded by the coding sequence ATGCGCGTGCTGTTAGTGGAACATGAATCCGAAGAGGCACAGCGGATGGCCCAGGGTTTGAACGAGGCGGGCTACACCGTGGAAGTCGCGGCCAACGGCATGGCGGCGCAGCGGTTTGTCGAAAGCGCGGAGTACGACCTGGTGATCCTGGATGTCATGCTGCCGGGCTTGAATGCCTGGAAGTTGCAGCAGGCGATTCGGCAGAAGGGCGAAACGCCGGTGTTGTTCCTGACCACGCCGGGTGGGATTGAAGATCGCCTGCGCGGGCTGGAATTGCACGAGGATGATTACCTGCTCAAGCCGTTTGCGGCCAAGGCACTGGTGATGCGGGTCAAGAAACTGTTGCGGCGGGATCGGAGCCGCTGA
- a CDS encoding AraC family transcriptional regulator — protein sequence MTEPTSLASWTRALRKQLDALGLDSAALCAQAGLDPQQMDDPNARYPLSATTRLWELAVQASNDPAIGLRVSRFVSPTTFHALGYALVASGSLREVFERIVRYHQVVSDALTLELSREGERYRFRLLQPPGSPAPALEAIDAFAAIYVRTCRNRLGRDYAPLAVYLRRPEPADPKPWHTVFRAPVFFGAEEDRLEFAARDFDSHLDDANPELAEHNETVLKRTLAQLQPLTWERKVRAAIEAQLPDGEPNAERIAQALHLSLRSLQRHLADEGCRFDALLNECRENLALLHLRDPQCSLAEISHLLGFADTSSFNRAFKRWTGMTPGQFRDGLR from the coding sequence ATGACCGAACCAACTTCCCTCGCCAGCTGGACCCGCGCACTGCGCAAGCAGCTCGACGCCCTGGGCCTCGACAGCGCCGCCCTGTGCGCCCAGGCCGGTCTCGACCCCCAGCAGATGGACGACCCCAATGCGCGCTACCCGTTGTCGGCCACCACCCGGCTATGGGAACTGGCGGTGCAGGCCAGCAACGACCCGGCGATCGGCTTGCGGGTGTCGCGGTTTGTCAGCCCGACCACCTTTCATGCGTTGGGCTATGCGTTGGTGGCCAGCGGCAGCCTGCGCGAGGTGTTCGAACGCATCGTGCGTTATCACCAGGTGGTCAGCGATGCCCTGACGCTGGAGCTGAGCCGGGAGGGCGAGCGCTACCGCTTTCGCCTGCTGCAACCGCCGGGCAGCCCGGCGCCGGCGCTGGAAGCCATCGATGCATTTGCCGCGATCTATGTGCGCACCTGCCGCAATCGCCTGGGCCGCGACTATGCGCCGTTGGCGGTTTACCTACGGCGCCCGGAACCCGCCGACCCCAAGCCCTGGCACACGGTGTTCCGCGCCCCGGTGTTTTTCGGCGCCGAGGAAGACCGCCTCGAATTCGCCGCCAGGGATTTCGACAGCCACCTGGACGATGCCAACCCGGAACTGGCCGAACACAACGAAACCGTGCTCAAACGCACCCTCGCCCAACTGCAACCGCTGACCTGGGAACGCAAGGTGCGCGCGGCCATCGAGGCGCAACTGCCCGATGGCGAGCCGAATGCCGAGCGGATTGCCCAGGCGTTGCATTTGAGTTTGCGCAGTTTGCAACGGCATCTGGCGGACGAGGGGTGTCGCTTTGATGCGTTGCTCAATGAATGCCGGGAAAACCTGGCGCTGCTGCACTTGCGTGATCCGCAGTGCTCATTGGCGGAGATCAGTCATCTGCTCGGGTTTGCTGATACCAGCAGCTTTAATCGCGCGTTCAAGCGCTGGACGGGGATGACGCCGGGGCAGTTTCGGGATGGGTTGCGGTAG
- a CDS encoding fatty acid desaturase gives MDGTSASPQQMNAQQRSAHIREVVLAEGVRLRQQHPWLLHQDALGAGILAFALAGMIGSAALYITGAMAWWVCLLLNAFLASLTHELEHDLIHSMYFRKQRLPHNLMMGLVWLARPSTINPWIRRHLHLNHHKVSGTETDMEERAITNGEPWGLARLLMVGDNVMSAFIRMLRAKTWDHKLKILKRSLLVYAPLALLHWGAWYVFLGFHAANGIASLLGTPIAWSAGTLQVMHVIDIAAVVIIGPNVLRTFCLHFVSSNMHYYGDVELGNVIQQTQVLNPWWMWPLQAFCFNFGSTHGIHHFVVKEPFYIRQMTAKVAHKVMAEMGVRFNDFGTFARANRLEPATRPQARLNPAETAMR, from the coding sequence ATGGACGGTACTTCTGCAAGTCCCCAGCAGATGAACGCACAACAGCGTTCGGCGCATATCCGTGAGGTGGTGCTGGCCGAAGGCGTGCGCTTGCGCCAGCAGCACCCCTGGCTGTTGCATCAAGACGCATTGGGCGCGGGCATACTGGCGTTTGCCTTGGCCGGCATGATCGGCTCGGCGGCGCTCTATATCACCGGGGCCATGGCCTGGTGGGTGTGCCTGTTGCTGAACGCGTTCCTGGCCTCACTGACCCACGAGCTGGAACACGACCTGATCCACAGCATGTATTTTCGCAAGCAGCGCCTGCCGCACAACTTGATGATGGGCCTGGTCTGGCTGGCGCGGCCGAGCACCATCAACCCGTGGATTCGCCGGCACCTGCACCTCAATCATCACAAGGTCTCCGGCACCGAGACCGATATGGAGGAACGCGCCATCACCAACGGCGAGCCCTGGGGCTTGGCGCGGTTGCTGATGGTGGGCGATAACGTGATGTCGGCGTTTATCCGCATGCTGCGCGCCAAGACCTGGGACCACAAACTCAAGATCCTCAAGCGTTCGCTGCTGGTGTATGCGCCGCTGGCGTTGCTGCATTGGGGCGCGTGGTACGTATTCCTCGGTTTCCACGCGGCCAACGGCATCGCCAGCCTGCTGGGCACGCCGATCGCCTGGTCCGCCGGTACCTTGCAGGTGATGCACGTGATCGATATCGCGGCCGTGGTGATCATCGGCCCCAACGTGCTGCGCACCTTTTGCCTGCACTTCGTCAGTTCCAACATGCACTACTACGGCGATGTTGAGCTGGGCAATGTGATCCAGCAGACCCAAGTACTCAACCCCTGGTGGATGTGGCCATTGCAGGCGTTCTGCTTCAACTTCGGCAGCACCCACGGGATTCACCATTTTGTGGTCAAGGAACCGTTCTACATCCGCCAGATGACGGCCAAGGTGGCGCATAAGGTCATGGCGGAGATGGGCGTGCGGTTCAATGATTTCGGTACGTTTGCGCGGGCCAATCGGCTTGAACCCGCCACGCGGCCGCAGGCCCGCCTCAATCCGGCTGAAACGGCGATGCGCTGA
- a CDS encoding arylsulfatase, giving the protein MPQRPNFLVILADDMGFSDLGAFGGEISTPHLDALALNGLRLTDFHTAPTCSPTRSMLLTGTDHHIAGIGTMAEALTPELIGKPGYEGYLNDKVVALPELLREAGYQTLMSGKWHLGLTAELAPHARGFERSFSLLPGAANHYGFEPTYNDDTPGLLKSTPALYIEDDRFVEQLPKDFYSSDAFGDKLLHYLKERDQARPFFAYLPFSAPHWPLQAPADIVEKYRGRYDAGPEVLRLERLEKLKALGLIDAEVEPHPLIELTTQWAALTDEQRQVSARAMEVYAAMVERMDWNIGRVVDYLRQQGQLDNTFIVFMSDNGAEGALLEAFPKFGPQLLTYLNQHYDNSLDNIGRANSYVWYGPSWAQVATAPSRLFKAFTTEGGIRVPALVHYPQLSLKGRISHGFGTVMDITPTILDLAGVRHPGKQWRGKPVAPLRGKSWLGFLSGETTQVHDDNTVTGWELFGRRAIRQGQWKAVYIPGPVGPATWQLYDLGQDPGEIHDLALSHPDKLATLIGHWQQYVDETGVVLSASPFQPD; this is encoded by the coding sequence ATGCCGCAACGTCCCAATTTTCTCGTGATCCTGGCCGATGACATGGGCTTCTCCGACCTCGGCGCCTTTGGCGGGGAAATTTCCACCCCGCATCTGGACGCCCTGGCGCTGAACGGCCTGCGCCTGACCGACTTCCACACCGCCCCCACCTGCTCGCCCACCCGCTCGATGCTGCTGACTGGCACCGACCACCATATCGCCGGTATCGGCACCATGGCCGAGGCGCTGACCCCGGAGCTGATCGGTAAGCCCGGCTACGAGGGTTACTTGAATGACAAGGTGGTGGCGCTGCCAGAGCTGCTGCGCGAGGCCGGTTACCAGACGCTGATGAGCGGCAAGTGGCACCTGGGCCTGACCGCCGAACTGGCGCCTCACGCCCGCGGTTTCGAGCGTTCGTTCTCACTGCTGCCGGGGGCGGCCAACCACTACGGCTTCGAACCGACCTATAACGACGACACCCCAGGCCTGCTCAAATCCACCCCGGCGCTGTACATCGAAGACGACCGGTTCGTCGAGCAGTTGCCCAAGGATTTCTATTCCTCGGATGCCTTCGGCGACAAGCTGCTGCACTACCTCAAGGAGCGCGACCAGGCCCGGCCGTTCTTCGCTTACCTGCCGTTTTCGGCGCCGCACTGGCCGTTGCAAGCGCCTGCGGACATCGTCGAGAAGTACCGTGGCCGCTACGACGCCGGCCCCGAAGTGCTGCGCCTGGAACGCCTGGAAAAACTCAAGGCACTGGGGCTGATCGACGCTGAAGTCGAACCCCACCCGTTGATCGAGCTGACCACCCAGTGGGCCGCCTTGACCGACGAGCAGCGCCAGGTATCGGCGCGGGCCATGGAGGTGTATGCGGCGATGGTCGAGCGCATGGACTGGAACATCGGCCGGGTCGTGGATTACCTGCGCCAGCAGGGGCAGTTGGACAATACGTTCATTGTGTTCATGTCCGACAACGGCGCCGAAGGTGCGCTGTTGGAGGCGTTCCCCAAGTTCGGACCGCAGTTGCTCACCTACCTCAACCAACATTACGACAACAGCCTGGACAACATTGGCCGCGCCAACTCCTATGTCTGGTATGGCCCGTCATGGGCGCAGGTGGCGACGGCGCCGTCGCGGTTGTTCAAGGCGTTCACCACCGAAGGCGGGATTCGCGTACCGGCGCTGGTGCACTATCCGCAGCTGTCGCTCAAAGGTCGTATCAGCCACGGGTTCGGCACGGTGATGGACATCACGCCGACCATCCTGGACCTGGCCGGCGTGCGTCATCCGGGCAAACAATGGCGCGGCAAGCCGGTGGCGCCGCTGCGGGGCAAGTCGTGGCTGGGCTTCCTCTCTGGCGAAACCACCCAGGTGCACGACGACAATACGGTGACCGGCTGGGAACTGTTTGGCCGCCGCGCGATTCGCCAGGGCCAGTGGAAGGCCGTATACATCCCCGGCCCCGTGGGCCCGGCGACCTGGCAGCTGTATGACCTGGGCCAGGACCCTGGAGAAATCCACGACCTGGCCTTGAGTCATCCGGACAAACTCGCCACGTTAATCGGCCACTGGCAACAGTATGTGGACGAAACCGGCGTGGTGCTCAGCGCATCGCCGTTTCAGCCGGATTGA
- a CDS encoding ABC transporter ATP-binding protein, whose product MNAPIVSFNHVGKTFDVDGFELEAIREFNLEIAEGEFVAIVGSSGCGKSTLLRLLVGLDTQFRGEIRVDGKAVNGIGGERGIVFQEHRLFPWLTVAENIGLGLVNEPLSEAERNRRIADFIELVGLTDFTRAYPHQLSGGMAQRVAIARGLVASPRILLLDEPFGALDALTRQQMQDELLAIRARAKITTVLVTHDVEEAIFLADRVVVMEPRPGRIKQVVDIALPHPRQRSSFEFHQLREELLHELTSDGHYQPPAREQIRDLPLAFIAC is encoded by the coding sequence ATGAACGCACCTATCGTCAGCTTCAACCATGTGGGCAAGACCTTTGACGTCGATGGCTTCGAGCTGGAAGCCATCCGTGAATTCAACCTGGAGATTGCCGAAGGCGAATTCGTCGCGATTGTCGGCTCCAGCGGCTGCGGCAAATCCACCCTGCTGCGCCTGTTGGTGGGGCTGGATACGCAGTTTCGCGGCGAGATCCGCGTCGACGGCAAAGCGGTCAACGGCATCGGCGGCGAACGCGGCATCGTGTTCCAGGAGCACCGTTTGTTCCCCTGGCTGACCGTGGCGGAAAACATCGGCCTGGGCCTGGTCAACGAGCCGTTGAGCGAGGCCGAGCGAAACCGGCGCATTGCAGACTTTATCGAACTGGTCGGCCTCACCGACTTCACCCGCGCCTATCCGCACCAACTGTCCGGTGGCATGGCGCAACGGGTGGCGATTGCCCGCGGCCTGGTGGCCAGCCCGCGCATCCTGCTGCTGGACGAACCGTTCGGCGCCCTCGACGCCCTGACCCGCCAGCAAATGCAGGACGAACTCCTGGCAATCCGCGCCCGCGCCAAAATCACCACGGTATTAGTGACCCACGATGTGGAGGAAGCGATTTTCCTCGCCGACCGCGTGGTGGTGATGGAGCCCCGGCCTGGGCGAATCAAGCAGGTGGTGGATATCGCCCTGCCCCACCCGCGCCAGCGCAGCAGTTTCGAATTCCACCAACTGCGTGAAGAGCTGCTGCACGAACTGACCAGCGACGGCCATTACCAGCCGCCCGCGCGCGAACAGATCCGCGACCTGCCACTGGCCTTTATTGCCTGCTGA
- a CDS encoding ABC transporter permease encodes MARISLLSLPLAAPGATPRWPLRSERLLPWLLPVTLLALWWLASRNHWMSEQILPPPSLVWSSAVELAGGELWSHLAVSLQRLFWGLLAGIGAGALLGALLGFSARAERLVFPTFSALSQVPTLAWIPLFMVFFGIGETLKLVVLVKAIVVPVTLHTLVGVRDAQPQLREAARVLRLPTYLLIRRLILPAALPAFMAGVRLALAAGWTSLLAVELLASSEGIGYLMVWARQLFMLDIVFVCIVVIGVFGVVMDRGIGWLDRKWVHWPHPATAQIRRGPRYQGWQRLQPWLLPLLLLALWQVATQQGWVDPNILVSPWVVLHTTVAGVVDGNLSAALGTSLGRSLGGLVLGGGLGFAMGLWLGLSRRSERVLGPTLAALRQIAIFAWVPLLTAWFGLGELAKWVFIALAAFFPLFIATQRSVLNLSPQLNEAAQVLRLNLFQRLRRLVLPGAAAGIFAGLRLSLIYAWLGTIGAEYFMPSNGGIGSLMIGAQQLLRMDLIMSGMLLVGLTGAALNLIGQRIETRATRWRHA; translated from the coding sequence ATGGCCCGAATTTCACTTTTGAGCCTCCCGCTCGCGGCCCCCGGCGCCACGCCACGCTGGCCGCTGCGCAGTGAACGGCTGTTGCCATGGTTGCTGCCGGTGACGCTGTTGGCGCTGTGGTGGCTGGCCAGCCGCAATCACTGGATGAGCGAGCAGATCCTGCCGCCACCGTCCCTGGTGTGGAGCAGCGCTGTGGAACTGGCCGGCGGCGAGTTGTGGAGCCACCTGGCAGTCAGCCTGCAACGCCTGTTCTGGGGGCTGCTGGCGGGCATTGGCGCCGGGGCGCTGCTGGGGGCGTTGCTGGGTTTCAGTGCGCGCGCCGAGCGCCTGGTGTTTCCGACGTTCAGCGCATTGTCGCAAGTACCGACGCTGGCCTGGATTCCACTGTTCATGGTGTTCTTCGGCATTGGCGAAACCCTCAAACTGGTGGTGCTGGTGAAGGCGATCGTGGTGCCCGTGACCCTGCATACCCTGGTCGGCGTACGCGACGCCCAACCCCAGTTGCGTGAAGCCGCCCGTGTATTGCGCCTGCCCACGTATCTGTTGATCCGTCGCCTGATCCTGCCCGCCGCGCTGCCGGCATTCATGGCCGGTGTACGCCTGGCCCTGGCGGCCGGCTGGACCTCGCTGCTGGCGGTGGAATTGCTGGCCTCCAGCGAAGGCATCGGCTACCTGATGGTGTGGGCGCGCCAGCTGTTCATGCTCGATATTGTCTTCGTGTGCATCGTGGTCATCGGCGTATTCGGCGTGGTGATGGATCGCGGCATTGGCTGGCTGGATCGCAAATGGGTGCACTGGCCCCATCCGGCCACGGCGCAGATTCGTCGCGGGCCGCGCTATCAAGGCTGGCAGCGTTTGCAACCGTGGTTGCTGCCCTTGCTGTTGCTGGCGCTGTGGCAGGTCGCGACGCAACAAGGCTGGGTAGACCCGAACATTCTGGTCAGCCCATGGGTGGTGTTGCACACCACCGTCGCCGGGGTCGTGGATGGCAACCTGAGCGCTGCACTGGGCACCAGCCTGGGGCGAAGCCTGGGCGGGTTGGTACTCGGGGGCGGCCTTGGCTTTGCCATGGGCCTGTGGCTGGGGCTGTCCCGGCGCAGCGAGCGGGTCCTCGGGCCGACCCTGGCTGCCTTGCGCCAGATCGCGATTTTCGCCTGGGTGCCGTTGCTCACTGCCTGGTTTGGCCTGGGTGAGTTGGCCAAGTGGGTGTTCATCGCCCTCGCCGCCTTCTTCCCGCTGTTTATCGCCACCCAACGCAGCGTGCTGAATCTGTCGCCGCAGCTCAACGAAGCGGCGCAGGTGTTGCGCCTGAACCTGTTCCAACGGTTACGACGCCTGGTGCTGCCAGGCGCCGCAGCCGGTATTTTCGCCGGCCTGCGCCTGAGCCTGATCTACGCCTGGCTGGGCACCATCGGTGCGGAATATTTCATGCCGTCCAACGGCGGTATCGGCAGCCTGATGATCGGCGCCCAACAACTGCTGCGCATGGACCTGATCATGAGCGGCATGCTCCTGGTCGGCCTCACCGGCGCGGCCCTCAACCTGATCGGCCAGCGCATCGAAACCCGCGCCACCCGCTGGAGACACGCATGA
- a CDS encoding ABC transporter substrate-binding protein gives MKLPFKRLITLVAGTALAGLVQAADLKEIRIAVPDLSAGSQHSGGGITDVLREQQIFEKAFADQGIKIQWNYFKGAGPVINEAFANGQVDLAYLGDLAAIIGRSNGLETRLLSASARDVKQYLGVVPGSGIKTLQDLKGKRVAVFRGTASQLSFDAALASQGLSEKDLKVINLDFNAAGAALAAKQIDATWGGSNLTALQAKGLAEIPLTTKDLGGAGSVQAVLVGSKQFVDEHPDAVAKLLKAQQQAVQWLTDDNNKQAYIALVSGLASYPPLILTNDLKDQTLSEVFPSTLDPVFLAKLQGAVDLASQEKLIRKSFHVSDWVAPNLAAAGL, from the coding sequence ATGAAACTGCCTTTCAAACGTCTGATCACCCTGGTCGCAGGCACCGCACTGGCGGGCCTGGTACAGGCTGCCGACCTCAAGGAAATCCGCATCGCCGTGCCCGACCTCAGCGCCGGCAGCCAGCACAGTGGTGGGGGCATAACGGACGTGCTGCGCGAGCAGCAGATCTTCGAAAAAGCCTTTGCCGACCAAGGCATCAAGATCCAGTGGAACTACTTCAAGGGCGCCGGCCCCGTGATCAATGAAGCCTTCGCCAATGGCCAGGTGGATCTGGCTTACCTGGGCGACCTGGCTGCGATCATCGGTCGTTCCAATGGCCTGGAGACGCGCTTGCTCAGTGCCAGCGCGCGCGACGTCAAGCAGTACCTCGGCGTGGTGCCGGGCTCAGGCATCAAGACCTTGCAGGACCTCAAGGGCAAGCGCGTCGCGGTGTTCCGTGGTACGGCCAGCCAGTTGTCGTTCGATGCCGCATTGGCCAGCCAGGGCTTGAGTGAAAAAGACCTGAAGGTCATCAACCTGGACTTCAACGCCGCCGGTGCGGCGCTGGCCGCCAAGCAGATCGACGCCACCTGGGGCGGTTCGAACCTGACGGCGTTGCAAGCCAAGGGGCTGGCTGAAATACCCCTGACCACCAAGGACCTCGGCGGCGCCGGCAGCGTCCAGGCGGTGCTGGTGGGCAGCAAACAGTTTGTCGACGAGCATCCCGACGCCGTGGCCAAGCTGCTCAAGGCCCAGCAGCAGGCGGTGCAATGGTTGACCGATGACAACAACAAGCAAGCCTACATTGCGCTGGTGTCCGGGCTGGCCAGCTACCCGCCGCTGATCCTCACCAATGACTTGAAAGACCAGACCCTCAGCGAGGTCTTCCCGTCGACCCTGGACCCGGTGTTCCTGGCTAAATTGCAGGGCGCGGTGGACCTGGCCTCCCAGGAGAAGCTGATTCGCAAGTCGTTCCACGTGAGTGACTGGGTGGCGCCGAATCTGGCCGCGGCGGGGCTCTGA